A part of Scleropages formosus chromosome 3, fSclFor1.1, whole genome shotgun sequence genomic DNA contains:
- the ing2 gene encoding inhibitor of growth protein 2 isoform X1 encodes MLGHHYPSVEKSQLVSYVEDYLECVESLPLDIQRNVSLLREIDTKYQEVLKEVDDVYEKYKKETDGSHRKRLQNQLQRALICSQELGDEKIHVVTQMMELVENRARQMDSHAHCFQEPAEAEKSVEKAKQEAPAPERSSARRQRRQRHSESRDSCYGANGMDDQGDEPPPREKKSKSAKKKKRSKAPKREASPVEFTIDPNEPTYCLCDQVSYGEMIGCDNEQCPIEWFHFSCVGLTYKPKGKWYCPKCRGDSEKTMDKSIEKTKKDRRSR; translated from the exons ATGTTAGGGCATCACTACCCGAGCGTGGAGAAGAGCCAGCTGGTGAGCTATGTGGAGGATTACCTTGAATGTGTAGAgtcgctgcctttggacataCAGAGGAATGTGTCCCTGCTCCGGGAGATCGACACCAAGTACCAGG AGGTGCTGAAGGAGGTGGACGATGTGTACGAGAAGTACAAGAAGGAGACGGATGGCAGTCACAGGAAGCGACTGCAGAACCAACTCCAGAGAGCCCTCATCTGCAGCCAGGAGCTGGGGGATGAGAAGATCCACGTGGTGACGCAGATGATGGAGCTAGTGGAGAACCGCGCGCGGCAGATGGACTCCCATGCACACTGCTTCCAGGAGCCTGCGGAGGCAGAGAAGAGCGTGGAGAAGGCCAAGCAGGAGGCACCAGCCCCGGAGCGCTCCTCGGCCCGCAGGCAGCGGCGGCAACGCCACAGCGAGAGCCGCGACTCTTGCTACGGGGCCAACGGCATGGACGATCAGGGAGACGAGCCACCTCCCAGGGAGAAGAAGTCAAAGTCggcgaagaagaagaagcgctCGAAGGCACCCAAACGTGAAGCTTCGCCCGTGGAGTTCACGATCGACCCCAACGAGCCCACCTATTGCCTGTGCGATCAGGTGTCCTACGGTGAGATGATTGGTTGCGACAACGAACAGTGCCCCATCGAGTGGTTCCACTTCTCCTGCGTTGGACTGACTTACAAGCCCAAGGGCAAGTGGTACTGCCCGAAGTGTAGGGGGGACAGTGAAAAGACAATGGACAAAAgcattgaaaaaacaaaaaaggataGGCGGTCAAGGTAG
- the ing2 gene encoding inhibitor of growth protein 2 isoform X2, which produces MSRKSNNKVLKEVDDVYEKYKKETDGSHRKRLQNQLQRALICSQELGDEKIHVVTQMMELVENRARQMDSHAHCFQEPAEAEKSVEKAKQEAPAPERSSARRQRRQRHSESRDSCYGANGMDDQGDEPPPREKKSKSAKKKKRSKAPKREASPVEFTIDPNEPTYCLCDQVSYGEMIGCDNEQCPIEWFHFSCVGLTYKPKGKWYCPKCRGDSEKTMDKSIEKTKKDRRSR; this is translated from the exons ATGAGTAGAAAGTCAAATAATA AGGTGCTGAAGGAGGTGGACGATGTGTACGAGAAGTACAAGAAGGAGACGGATGGCAGTCACAGGAAGCGACTGCAGAACCAACTCCAGAGAGCCCTCATCTGCAGCCAGGAGCTGGGGGATGAGAAGATCCACGTGGTGACGCAGATGATGGAGCTAGTGGAGAACCGCGCGCGGCAGATGGACTCCCATGCACACTGCTTCCAGGAGCCTGCGGAGGCAGAGAAGAGCGTGGAGAAGGCCAAGCAGGAGGCACCAGCCCCGGAGCGCTCCTCGGCCCGCAGGCAGCGGCGGCAACGCCACAGCGAGAGCCGCGACTCTTGCTACGGGGCCAACGGCATGGACGATCAGGGAGACGAGCCACCTCCCAGGGAGAAGAAGTCAAAGTCggcgaagaagaagaagcgctCGAAGGCACCCAAACGTGAAGCTTCGCCCGTGGAGTTCACGATCGACCCCAACGAGCCCACCTATTGCCTGTGCGATCAGGTGTCCTACGGTGAGATGATTGGTTGCGACAACGAACAGTGCCCCATCGAGTGGTTCCACTTCTCCTGCGTTGGACTGACTTACAAGCCCAAGGGCAAGTGGTACTGCCCGAAGTGTAGGGGGGACAGTGAAAAGACAATGGACAAAAgcattgaaaaaacaaaaaaggataGGCGGTCAAGGTAG